In Flavobacteriales bacterium, a single genomic region encodes these proteins:
- a CDS encoding TonB-dependent receptor, whose protein sequence is MKKIFLLFVLIIGFSAQAQITFVDMDRNPISDVTAILKKNTNSYAISKDNGVLTIPTAWKNQDTVEISHTLYENMTLRVKILRSLRQMTLKEDQNFLQEIVVSANLKEDQQRQRAERVLLINRRQIEKLNPSTSADLLANKRGVNVQKSQAGGGSPNIRGFEANRILLMIDGVRMNNAIYRGGHLQNAITIDPSILANSEVFFGPSSVKYGSDALGGVVHFRTRTPRPDSKVGLNYSHSFFSGSNTMLSHLDIEYSTKKWAFLSSVSVSNFGDIRMGSWRMHGYENWGLVKSYIENGVEVRNPDSLIQKRTAYNQYDVLQKAVYQIDDQQRLIANFQYSTSSQIDRFDQLNDVKGDGSLKFLDWYYGPQKRLLTSLSYQDHTPRKFYDKAEIVGAYQWIKESRHKQKQGSDNREERFEEVNVTSLNASFDKNSFGYGFELIYNDVKSSARRYYPVVDTFASFEQTRYPSAYALQKQAALYVKKEHSFGEKWKANAGLRATYTEVSGRYEFKKKTIQLPSESFVKINRDLNFNTSLIYHPNSSTKIAGIVSTGFHAPNIDDISKFFDKGSNTVIPNFGLKSEYTQNFELNISKDFSKKHLINVDLFYSRLVNPIVKVILKGPPEGFKVAADINNKLASNINHKCAYILGSTFYLSSRWSPKWSTVLDITYTEGAITEAAEGYEKDEKWDVLAHIPPVFGKVEAVFSPNERWSHRFWTQFNFAKNAASYDAADVDNIDESPREEIWTKDGTLIDSRYLGTPAWFTLNYDFKYALNKYFDVQVGVTNLLDAHYKKASSSISEQGFSANVVLRARF, encoded by the coding sequence ATGAAGAAAATATTTCTTTTATTTGTTTTAATTATTGGATTTTCGGCGCAAGCGCAGATTACTTTCGTGGATATGGATAGAAACCCTATCTCAGATGTAACTGCGATCCTTAAGAAGAATACAAATTCTTATGCTATAAGTAAGGATAATGGAGTTCTTACAATTCCTACAGCTTGGAAAAACCAAGACACTGTAGAAATTTCTCATACGCTTTATGAAAATATGACATTAAGGGTGAAAATATTGAGATCTTTAAGACAGATGACCTTAAAAGAAGATCAAAATTTTTTACAGGAAATTGTTGTTTCGGCAAATTTAAAGGAAGACCAACAAAGGCAAAGAGCCGAGCGTGTTTTATTGATCAATAGAAGACAAATAGAAAAACTCAATCCATCTACCTCGGCAGATTTATTGGCTAATAAACGAGGAGTGAATGTTCAGAAATCTCAAGCAGGTGGAGGTTCGCCAAATATTAGAGGTTTTGAAGCCAATAGAATTCTTTTGATGATTGATGGCGTTCGGATGAATAATGCAATTTACAGAGGCGGACATTTACAAAATGCCATTACGATAGATCCATCTATTCTGGCGAATTCTGAAGTGTTTTTTGGTCCCAGTTCTGTAAAATATGGATCGGATGCCTTGGGTGGTGTTGTTCATTTTAGAACAAGAACACCAAGACCTGACTCTAAAGTAGGATTGAATTATTCTCATTCATTCTTTTCGGGTTCAAACACCATGTTGAGCCACCTAGATATAGAGTATTCCACAAAGAAATGGGCGTTTTTAAGCTCAGTTTCTGTAAGTAACTTTGGCGATATCCGTATGGGATCTTGGCGTATGCATGGTTACGAAAATTGGGGATTGGTAAAAAGCTATATCGAAAATGGTGTAGAGGTGAGAAATCCAGATTCATTAATTCAAAAAAGAACAGCTTATAATCAATATGACGTTTTACAAAAAGCAGTTTATCAAATTGACGATCAACAAAGACTCATTGCAAATTTTCAATATTCCACCAGTTCTCAAATAGATCGTTTTGATCAATTAAATGATGTTAAGGGGGATGGATCCTTGAAATTTTTGGATTGGTATTATGGGCCACAAAAAAGACTTTTGACTTCATTGAGTTATCAAGATCATACACCTAGAAAATTTTATGACAAGGCAGAGATAGTGGGAGCCTACCAATGGATAAAAGAATCAAGACATAAGCAAAAACAAGGAAGCGATAACCGAGAAGAGCGTTTTGAGGAGGTTAATGTAACGAGCTTAAATGCCAGTTTTGATAAAAACAGTTTTGGTTATGGTTTTGAGTTAATTTATAATGATGTAAAATCTTCTGCAAGGAGATACTATCCTGTAGTGGATACCTTTGCAAGTTTTGAGCAAACTCGTTATCCCTCTGCTTATGCTTTGCAAAAGCAGGCTGCTTTGTATGTGAAAAAAGAGCATTCGTTTGGAGAAAAATGGAAGGCTAACGCTGGTTTAAGAGCTACTTATACAGAAGTTAGTGGGAGGTATGAATTCAAAAAGAAGACAATACAATTACCCTCTGAGTCCTTTGTGAAAATTAATCGTGATTTAAATTTTAACACCAGTTTAATCTATCATCCAAATTCTTCAACCAAAATAGCTGGAATTGTTTCCACAGGATTCCACGCTCCCAATATTGATGATATTTCCAAGTTTTTTGATAAAGGATCTAATACTGTAATTCCAAATTTTGGATTAAAATCAGAATATACACAGAATTTTGAGCTAAATATTTCCAAAGATTTTTCTAAAAAACACCTAATCAATGTAGATCTATTTTATTCCCGACTCGTAAACCCTATTGTAAAAGTGATTCTCAAAGGACCTCCCGAAGGGTTTAAAGTAGCTGCCGATATTAATAATAAATTGGCATCGAATATCAATCATAAATGCGCTTATATTTTAGGTTCAACATTCTATTTATCATCAAGATGGTCGCCTAAATGGTCAACAGTTTTAGATATTACTTATACAGAAGGAGCAATTACCGAGGCGGCAGAAGGTTATGAAAAAGATGAAAAATGGGATGTTTTGGCACATATTCCACCAGTTTTTGGAAAAGTAGAAGCCGTGTTTTCTCCTAATGAAAGATGGTCTCATCGTTTTTGGACACAATTTAATTTTGCAAAAAATGCGGCAAGTTATGATGCAGCAGATGTTGATAATATAGACGAAAGTCCACGAGAAGAAATTTGGACAAAAGATGGTACCTTAATAGACTCAAGATATTTAGGAACACCAGCGTGGTTTACTTTGAATTATGATTTTAAATATGCGCTAAATAAATATTTTGATGTACAAGTAGGAGTAACCAATTTACTTGATGCACACTATAAAAAAGCTTCTTCAAGTATATCTGAGCAAGGTTTTAGTGCTAATGTTGTATTAAGAGCCCGTTTCTAG
- the gldA gene encoding gliding motility-associated ABC transporter ATP-binding subunit GldA, whose protein sequence is MSIEVQSVSKKYGTQQVLDDISFTVKSGEIVGFLGPNGAGKSTTMKILTSYISQDQGKVAICGKDNIKNPIELKKHIGYLPEHNPLYLEMYVKEYLSFIANMYHIPKSRVDEMIEKTGLTKEYRKKIQSLSKGYRQRVGLAQALIHNPDVVILDEPTTGLDPNQLVEIRELIKEVGKEKTVLLSTHIMQEVEAICERVIIINQGKIVADANTQELKNLNSAQHTLTLELNREVSRSYFEKLHGIHKIDQLNQNEFRLHYDANQEIRKDLFNLIAQNGDYFHHLEINENNLEDVFHQLTQ, encoded by the coding sequence ATGTCTATTGAAGTTCAGTCAGTAAGTAAAAAATATGGCACTCAACAAGTGCTAGATGATATCAGTTTTACTGTAAAATCAGGGGAGATTGTGGGTTTTTTAGGTCCAAATGGAGCAGGTAAATCGACTACCATGAAAATCCTTACCTCTTATATTTCACAAGACCAAGGGAAGGTTGCTATTTGTGGAAAAGACAATATTAAAAACCCTATTGAGCTTAAAAAACACATTGGATATCTGCCAGAGCATAATCCTCTTTATTTGGAAATGTATGTAAAAGAATACCTTTCTTTTATTGCCAATATGTATCATATTCCAAAAAGTAGGGTAGATGAAATGATAGAAAAAACAGGGTTGACGAAAGAATATCGAAAAAAGATTCAATCTTTGAGTAAAGGATATCGTCAGCGTGTGGGGCTCGCCCAAGCACTCATTCACAATCCAGATGTTGTTATTTTAGATGAGCCTACTACAGGATTAGATCCTAATCAACTTGTAGAAATTAGAGAGCTGATTAAAGAAGTAGGAAAAGAAAAAACTGTTTTACTTTCTACGCACATTATGCAAGAAGTAGAAGCCATCTGTGAACGAGTAATTATTATCAATCAAGGGAAAATTGTAGCGGATGCTAATACCCAAGAGTTGAAAAATCTCAACAGTGCTCAGCATACACTTACTTTGGAGCTTAACCGTGAGGTTTCAAGATCTTATTTTGAGAAACTCCATGGTATTCATAAAATAGACCAACTCAACCAAAATGAATTCCGATTACATTATGATGCTAATCAGGAAATCAGAAAAGACTTATTCAACCTAATCGCGCAAAATGGTGATTATTTCCATCATTTGGAAATTAATGAAAACAACCTTGAGGATGTATTTCACCAGCTAACCCAATAA
- a CDS encoding alpha/beta hydrolase gives MEFFQSPSKGKTSHHLIFIHGFMENHTVWDSLVEQMSQNFHCHLIALPGHGFSNDESSDFTFSTLCEQIENYAEEFEHISIIAHSMGAYLVGELLQRNQLQFDKILLSQASIVKDSKARLKQRQKLKHLLERYFDKLPFFIFQKYEQANDLITQASKMNPQVLIHWQNLLLQRSCYQSVFENNYQRILFIRGGEDQEMNYELPEYFQFIDLEELNHLIPEKEQFPRYYELVSDYFEG, from the coding sequence GTGGAATTCTTTCAGAGTCCTTCAAAGGGTAAAACTTCTCATCATCTGATATTTATCCATGGTTTTATGGAGAACCATACTGTTTGGGACTCCTTAGTGGAGCAGATGTCTCAAAATTTTCATTGTCATTTAATCGCTTTGCCTGGTCATGGGTTTTCTAATGATGAATCCTCAGATTTTACCTTTAGCACTCTTTGTGAGCAAATAGAAAATTACGCCGAAGAATTTGAGCATATTTCTATAATTGCCCATTCTATGGGAGCTTATTTGGTGGGGGAGTTGTTACAAAGAAATCAGCTACAATTTGATAAAATTCTTTTATCTCAGGCTTCAATAGTGAAAGATTCTAAAGCTAGATTAAAACAAAGACAGAAATTAAAACACCTACTAGAAAGATATTTTGATAAGTTGCCTTTTTTTATTTTTCAGAAATACGAACAGGCAAATGATCTCATCACTCAAGCATCAAAAATGAATCCTCAAGTGCTTATTCATTGGCAAAACCTCCTTTTGCAACGTTCTTGTTATCAATCTGTTTTTGAGAATAATTATCAGAGAATTTTATTTATCCGAGGTGGAGAAGATCAAGAAATGAACTACGAACTTCCAGAGTATTTTCAATTCATAGACCTTGAGGAACTTAATCACTTGATTCCTGAAAAAGAGCAATTTCCACGTTATTATGAATTGGTTTCAGATTATTTTGAGGGGTAG
- a CDS encoding MG2 domain-containing protein has protein sequence MKIQKLGKLFLIILSVFMGITMQAQHNKERMKKWQEIEQLIQKQDKPKTALKACKSYYKDIKSDDFAEKARCLIVMRRLESQLTDQTSSFNYKFIELLDKDIVAKKGKVQALISFFAFDLLKKKIRYAPKKHDGKPCEDVEQENWTKDCVEEKMLAYREIYRSHLSSFKKVDLAQVASVFTVQFTNSETPIFTNVYQMMLWKDLNYQLTMLNDDKMLVEKDIVQWIEKGTTKKELFLAIQNDFDALMESISSKKYQTVLKVRKWEKIKSLYISDKTNQVYQNKLLSWLEEEPNNPYYLLSVAFLELQKADRIYAQGTDGLPEVLLKKKSTFYQNALEKAQKALKNTDGKTDFLYKESEKFIKQIELEEYRISLKEQYRSGQGIRVVSDLKNLKKMELHLYQLDRKEVLEVLESKRSYYELRLTDLKKAKKIETFTYNVSGNLPYIFNKKTLILPTMDFGMYAVQVAQSSDIAIFQVSNLSLSEAKDYVSVRDIRQNYYPKNSELILSSDPQKSGQTFDKNRQIKHPDKKSIQAFHIQDGEDILSYFQRYGWRKNYYPEYRENQDIYEDNIFTDRSIYRPGQRVKLKIQRLIREKNTRLFQLLPEEKAIVSLYDPQGELIEEKAVQLGEYASGYLYFDLPKGRMNGNYRFKTNRGGYQYFSVAEYKRPGFLMTHELPNVEQRLGDKIKIEVTGKTYSGVKMANADLSFEVKYKEQPEFYRFWGCGWFWSEPILFEAKDLKLDQEGKAFVEIDTRKIPEKIRNENIISFDVRLKLTDPTGASELETINFVMGQKGLNIDFEIPQTIFEKEALNIQTSVSNFASKNLDKKVKVTVWELEKPKEILMKSSDYKTDNWVLPTEDFSFDKHFIHLTNRQESQPKNWKKLREIKSLEITSNEVSTLLKTLKKGAYEIRLELEDSFGNKIEKQEFLSVLPSKGKLEHWANEIHIKTDKKEYQPGDKINFQLALPFDASYEIQLFNHKGMVWSTCLNGGKTFHEKYEVRKEDYGQLMLITKTKYDGKSYSQEKIISVPWKNKELQAKWITISDKLKPGKKEDWQLQIQDLKGGTPATEVLAFMFDKSLDAIAKHKIKNQLFSYPNRITSFSSNKVKARISNNYLNWRSENPYYPSLENIYQSHFSWNQLIHNSSFYQENRLYPPSRNLNALVSKSSNRLGSIEMDSEAEAYSSDSKLAKVQKKKKPKKQELPRTNFKETVFFFPQLQTDKKGMIRIPFQATDKPGTYKLMVYGYTKELQQFYLEKEIISQKELMIEMHKPKFYYAEDEVEMVAKISNLSKEVQNAEVSLVLKDAETEELLLETALSTVENIGISKSKVHSWKFKIPKNISGALSYELKAENTSFIDIEKGEIPVFTNQKLIKEQIALTIPAGGTQTILLKDWVNQTSFENFRIEGNANTLWQVAQSLPKVKTTNEMIFSGLMDEYFANALGQKLLKENPSLEKRLKKWVESQPKSTLRQNEDLKSIMLEETPWLYDAKNQEEEIKALADYFDDNALSYRNDELETMISKFQKGDGSFVWFKNSRYSSVGMTYYFLENMANLQDLNLENFLWDSEIRSALQYIDKELLEWYQKEKKEPKKFDYRPWRYLQIRNKFENIKPVKNQLSEARDYYLNKAMKKWYQGNLYNRVAVWDIALQYGKMKIAQDIYESVEENSFENTQEQTKYWKKLANGLRYYNQKYVVQAQIGSLYEKMGDAKGRMKIHNWLIQQKRGQHWESNASTIRIVYALLKNNPNEKMFGNQELDLFVNDQKVAWQQNSHLGFKIKEFVNNQGLDLATAKIRFENKSKQPVWVAWHHQYWSKISQVKTQKDPLCSIRKKLYKKEKNGDQINWIPIENTLVKVGDELKVKLDFEFHQALDFVVLEDYLSATQLPWEQLSRWMYNRNGSYYWNIKDQKVQYYFDQVSRGKHSFEYETKVEHTGDFTLGFAEFQSFYAPEFGSRSAGGKLEVQKK, from the coding sequence ATGAAAATTCAAAAATTAGGAAAATTATTCCTTATCATTTTGAGTGTGTTTATGGGAATTACCATGCAAGCACAACACAATAAAGAACGTATGAAAAAATGGCAAGAAATAGAACAGCTGATTCAAAAGCAAGATAAGCCCAAAACGGCTTTAAAGGCTTGTAAATCCTACTATAAAGATATTAAAAGTGATGATTTTGCCGAAAAAGCTCGTTGTTTAATCGTCATGCGAAGATTGGAATCTCAATTAACGGATCAAACAAGTTCTTTTAATTATAAATTCATAGAATTACTGGATAAAGATATTGTTGCTAAAAAGGGAAAAGTACAAGCTTTGATTAGCTTTTTTGCTTTCGATTTATTGAAAAAAAAAATCCGTTATGCGCCCAAAAAGCACGATGGAAAACCCTGTGAAGATGTCGAGCAAGAAAATTGGACAAAAGACTGTGTTGAAGAGAAAATGCTAGCGTACCGAGAAATTTATCGTTCTCATTTGTCTTCTTTTAAAAAAGTAGACCTCGCTCAAGTAGCATCTGTTTTTACGGTTCAATTTACCAATTCTGAAACGCCCATTTTTACCAATGTGTATCAAATGATGCTTTGGAAAGATTTGAATTATCAACTAACAATGTTGAATGATGATAAAATGTTGGTGGAAAAAGATATTGTTCAATGGATAGAAAAGGGAACAACAAAAAAAGAACTTTTTCTTGCTATTCAGAATGATTTTGATGCATTGATGGAATCTATTTCATCAAAAAAATATCAAACAGTTTTGAAAGTTCGGAAGTGGGAAAAAATCAAGTCTCTTTATATTTCTGATAAAACCAATCAAGTCTATCAAAATAAACTACTCTCATGGCTAGAAGAAGAACCAAATAATCCTTATTATTTGCTCTCAGTGGCGTTTCTAGAGCTTCAAAAAGCGGACAGAATATATGCACAAGGAACAGATGGACTTCCTGAAGTTCTGCTAAAGAAAAAATCTACATTTTACCAAAACGCATTAGAAAAAGCACAAAAAGCACTCAAGAATACTGATGGAAAAACAGACTTTTTGTACAAGGAAAGTGAAAAGTTCATTAAGCAAATAGAGCTAGAAGAGTATCGTATTAGCCTAAAAGAACAGTACCGTTCTGGACAAGGAATACGAGTGGTTTCTGATTTGAAGAATTTGAAAAAAATGGAACTTCACCTTTATCAGTTAGATCGTAAGGAGGTTCTTGAGGTTTTGGAATCTAAACGTAGTTACTATGAATTGAGGTTGACAGATTTAAAGAAAGCCAAGAAAATAGAAACTTTTACTTATAATGTATCGGGAAATCTTCCCTATATATTTAATAAGAAGACCTTGATACTTCCTACTATGGATTTTGGGATGTATGCCGTGCAGGTGGCTCAATCTTCTGATATTGCTATTTTTCAGGTTTCTAATTTGAGTTTGTCTGAGGCAAAAGATTATGTAAGTGTTCGAGATATTCGTCAAAATTATTATCCTAAAAATTCGGAATTAATTCTTAGTTCGGATCCCCAAAAATCAGGACAAACTTTTGATAAAAATAGACAGATAAAACATCCAGATAAAAAGAGTATTCAAGCATTTCATATTCAAGACGGTGAGGATATTTTATCTTATTTTCAGCGTTATGGATGGCGGAAGAATTATTACCCAGAATACAGGGAAAATCAAGATATTTATGAGGACAATATCTTTACAGATCGATCAATTTACCGTCCAGGTCAAAGGGTGAAACTCAAAATTCAAAGACTGATACGTGAGAAAAATACACGCTTGTTTCAACTATTGCCAGAAGAAAAAGCCATCGTTTCCTTATATGATCCACAAGGAGAATTGATAGAAGAGAAAGCCGTTCAGCTAGGAGAATATGCTTCGGGTTATTTGTATTTCGATCTTCCAAAAGGTAGAATGAATGGGAATTACCGATTCAAAACGAATAGGGGAGGTTACCAATATTTTAGTGTAGCAGAGTATAAAAGACCTGGCTTTTTGATGACACATGAATTGCCCAATGTAGAACAAAGATTAGGTGATAAAATCAAAATAGAAGTTACGGGGAAAACCTATTCTGGAGTTAAAATGGCAAATGCCGATTTGAGTTTTGAAGTAAAATATAAGGAACAACCAGAATTTTATCGTTTCTGGGGTTGCGGATGGTTTTGGTCTGAGCCTATTTTGTTTGAAGCAAAAGATCTTAAACTCGATCAAGAAGGGAAAGCTTTTGTGGAAATTGATACCAGAAAAATTCCTGAAAAAATCAGAAATGAAAATATTATTTCTTTCGATGTAAGATTGAAATTAACCGATCCTACAGGAGCTTCTGAGTTAGAAACTATCAATTTTGTGATGGGGCAAAAAGGATTGAATATAGATTTTGAAATTCCTCAAACTATTTTCGAAAAAGAGGCTTTAAATATACAAACGAGTGTAAGCAATTTTGCAAGTAAAAACCTTGATAAAAAGGTAAAAGTAACTGTTTGGGAACTCGAAAAACCTAAGGAGATTTTGATGAAATCTTCTGATTATAAAACAGATAACTGGGTACTTCCAACTGAGGATTTTTCATTCGATAAACACTTTATTCATTTAACCAATAGACAAGAAAGTCAGCCGAAAAATTGGAAAAAGCTAAGAGAAATAAAAAGCTTAGAGATTACCTCCAATGAAGTGTCTACTTTATTAAAAACATTGAAAAAAGGAGCCTATGAAATTCGTTTGGAATTAGAAGATTCTTTTGGAAACAAAATTGAAAAACAAGAGTTTTTAAGTGTTTTGCCATCAAAAGGTAAGTTGGAGCATTGGGCAAATGAAATTCATATTAAAACCGACAAAAAAGAATATCAGCCGGGCGATAAAATAAATTTCCAACTGGCATTACCGTTTGATGCCAGTTATGAAATCCAACTTTTTAACCACAAAGGCATGGTTTGGAGTACTTGCTTGAATGGAGGGAAAACATTCCACGAAAAGTATGAAGTGCGTAAAGAAGATTATGGACAATTAATGTTGATTACGAAAACCAAGTATGACGGTAAGAGTTATTCACAAGAAAAGATCATTTCTGTTCCATGGAAAAATAAAGAATTACAGGCTAAGTGGATCACCATTTCTGATAAACTAAAACCTGGAAAAAAGGAAGATTGGCAATTGCAAATTCAAGATTTAAAAGGAGGAACACCTGCTACAGAAGTTTTAGCTTTTATGTTTGATAAAAGTTTGGATGCAATTGCTAAACATAAGATTAAAAATCAATTGTTTTCTTATCCTAACAGAATCACGAGTTTTTCTTCCAATAAAGTTAAGGCAAGGATTTCAAATAATTACCTCAATTGGAGGTCAGAAAATCCCTATTATCCTTCTTTGGAAAATATTTATCAAAGTCATTTTAGTTGGAATCAGTTAATCCATAATTCAAGCTTTTATCAAGAAAATAGATTATATCCCCCTTCTAGAAATTTGAATGCTTTAGTTTCAAAAAGCTCTAATAGATTGGGGAGTATAGAAATGGATTCGGAGGCAGAAGCTTATTCTAGCGATTCCAAATTGGCAAAAGTTCAGAAGAAAAAGAAACCCAAAAAACAAGAATTGCCAAGAACAAATTTTAAAGAAACGGTATTTTTCTTTCCACAACTTCAGACGGATAAAAAAGGAATGATTCGTATTCCTTTTCAGGCAACTGATAAACCAGGGACTTATAAATTGATGGTTTATGGTTACACAAAAGAGTTACAGCAGTTTTATTTAGAGAAAGAGATTATTTCTCAAAAAGAACTGATGATTGAAATGCATAAACCTAAGTTTTATTATGCCGAGGACGAAGTAGAAATGGTTGCTAAAATTTCCAACCTTTCTAAAGAAGTCCAAAATGCAGAAGTAAGCTTAGTTTTAAAAGATGCTGAAACAGAAGAATTATTATTGGAAACGGCACTTTCGACTGTAGAGAATATTGGAATTTCTAAAAGTAAAGTTCATTCTTGGAAATTTAAAATTCCAAAAAACATTTCGGGTGCATTGTCTTATGAACTTAAAGCAGAAAACACTTCTTTTATAGATATCGAAAAAGGTGAAATACCTGTTTTTACAAATCAAAAATTGATTAAAGAACAAATAGCCTTAACGATTCCTGCGGGAGGAACACAGACTATTCTTTTAAAAGATTGGGTAAACCAAACTTCATTTGAGAATTTTAGGATAGAAGGAAACGCCAATACACTTTGGCAAGTAGCTCAATCTTTGCCAAAGGTGAAAACCACTAATGAAATGATTTTTTCAGGCTTGATGGATGAGTATTTTGCAAATGCCCTTGGACAGAAACTTTTGAAGGAAAATCCAAGCTTAGAAAAAAGATTGAAAAAATGGGTGGAAAGTCAGCCGAAATCCACATTGAGGCAGAATGAGGATCTCAAGTCGATTATGCTAGAAGAAACGCCTTGGTTATACGATGCAAAAAATCAAGAAGAAGAAATAAAAGCTTTAGCTGATTATTTTGATGATAATGCTTTGTCTTATAGAAATGATGAGCTAGAGACTATGATTAGTAAATTTCAAAAAGGAGATGGAAGTTTTGTTTGGTTCAAAAACAGCCGTTATTCTTCGGTAGGTATGACTTATTATTTCTTAGAAAATATGGCGAATCTTCAAGATTTGAATTTAGAAAATTTTCTTTGGGATTCAGAAATAAGAAGTGCACTACAATATATAGATAAAGAACTCTTAGAATGGTATCAAAAAGAGAAGAAGGAACCTAAAAAGTTTGATTACCGACCTTGGCGATACTTGCAAATTCGAAATAAATTTGAAAATATTAAGCCTGTAAAAAATCAACTTTCAGAAGCTAGAGATTATTATCTCAATAAGGCAATGAAAAAATGGTACCAAGGGAATTTATATAACCGAGTTGCCGTGTGGGATATTGCTTTGCAATATGGTAAAATGAAAATTGCTCAAGATATCTATGAAAGTGTAGAAGAAAACAGCTTTGAGAACACTCAAGAACAAACAAAATATTGGAAAAAACTGGCAAATGGACTCCGTTATTACAATCAAAAGTATGTGGTCCAGGCTCAAATAGGTTCCCTCTATGAAAAAATGGGAGATGCAAAAGGACGTATGAAAATTCATAACTGGCTGATACAACAAAAAAGAGGACAGCACTGGGAAAGCAATGCTTCCACGATAAGAATTGTGTACGCTTTGCTGAAAAATAATCCTAATGAAAAAATGTTTGGAAATCAAGAGCTAGATTTGTTTGTTAATGATCAAAAAGTAGCTTGGCAACAAAATTCTCATTTAGGTTTTAAGATTAAGGAATTTGTAAACAATCAAGGTTTGGATTTGGCTACAGCCAAAATTCGATTTGAAAATAAAAGTAAACAACCTGTTTGGGTAGCTTGGCATCATCAATATTGGTCGAAAATCAGCCAAGTAAAAACCCAAAAAGATCCTCTGTGCAGTATTCGCAAAAAATTGTATAAGAAAGAAAAAAATGGAGATCAAATTAATTGGATTCCGATAGAAAATACCCTAGTAAAAGTAGGAGATGAACTCAAAGTAAAATTAGATTTCGAGTTCCATCAAGCACTAGATTTTGTAGTTCTAGAAGATTATCTTTCGGCAACACAGCTACCTTGGGAGCAGCTTTCTAGGTGGATGTATAACAGAAACGGTTCATATTACTGGAATATAAAAGATCAAAAAGTTCAATACTATTTTGATCAAGTATCGCGTGGTAAACACAGCTTTGAATATGAAACAAAAGTAGAACATACTGGAGATTTTACTCTTGGTTTTGCAGAATTTCAATCTTTCTATGCACCAGAGTTTGGTTCGAGATCAGCAGGTGGAAAATTGGAAGTTCAAAAGAAGTAA
- a CDS encoding recombination protein O N-terminal domain-containing protein produces the protein MLIKDKAIVLRKFPYKNGFILEVFTREQGKLSFIVHQRKNKKIPIQQVFPLDVLEIEYQEKSKGDLYTFSSFEIKKDDFELDVLKNCIATFLAEFIKNMTYPKNPESEYFDFLEKTIDLIDSTEEDVLLSHISVFVVFKTGNFFGFPLNIAENESFVFIDSFSESGRPTKLEIPPKLVGYLLKVEEYILGAQKTLSINRKDRALTLKLLIAYYRSNVEYFKEIKSLDILREVLN, from the coding sequence ATGCTCATAAAAGACAAAGCAATCGTTCTAAGGAAATTTCCATATAAAAATGGATTTATTCTCGAGGTCTTCACTCGGGAACAAGGGAAGTTGTCTTTTATTGTTCACCAAAGAAAAAATAAAAAAATCCCCATCCAGCAAGTTTTTCCCTTAGATGTTTTAGAGATAGAATATCAGGAAAAATCAAAGGGAGATTTATACACTTTTTCTTCCTTTGAAATTAAAAAGGATGATTTTGAGTTAGATGTTTTAAAGAACTGTATCGCTACATTTTTGGCAGAGTTTATTAAGAATATGACTTATCCAAAGAATCCTGAAAGTGAATATTTCGATTTTTTGGAAAAAACTATTGATTTAATAGATTCAACAGAGGAAGACGTTTTATTATCTCATATTTCAGTTTTTGTTGTTTTTAAAACAGGTAATTTCTTTGGGTTTCCATTGAATATTGCTGAAAATGAGAGTTTTGTTTTTATTGATTCATTTTCAGAATCTGGAAGACCCACAAAATTAGAAATTCCCCCAAAGTTGGTAGGGTATTTGTTAAAAGTGGAGGAATATATTTTGGGGGCTCAAAAAACTTTGTCAATCAATAGAAAAGATAGAGCTTTGACCCTTAAATTATTGATAGCTTATTATCGTTCAAATGTAGAATATTTCAAGGAAATAAAGTCTTTGGATATTCTTAGAGAAGTGCTCAATTAG